A stretch of the Nicotiana tabacum cultivar K326 chromosome 6, ASM71507v2, whole genome shotgun sequence genome encodes the following:
- the LOC107788233 gene encoding tyrosine-sulfated glycopeptide receptor 1-like: protein MITDNKDSRHLQSGLTYHQFRAAMLLTSLHSSSSSSSSSSSSSLPHRNSFYLITVTVLVLLISSVATICHASCNQLDRDSLLSFSVAISSPSPLNWSSSFDCCTWEGVGCDNSGRVISLLLPSRSLFGSIRPSIANLSKLEQLSLSHNRFFGPLPDGFFESFSSLQIIDLSYNRLSGQLPLSDRLPSPIQLLNLSSNHFNGTIRSSFLEPAINLVSFDISNNSFSGQIPSFICSYSAAIRVLDFSSNEFVGQIPKGFGSCSNLVTLRAGFNHLSGSIPDDIYSVSTLQEIFLPANKFSGPMPEGIVNLVNLRILALYGNELTGLIPQDIGRLTKLEQLLLHINFLNGTVPPSLMACTRLTVLNLRVNFLEGELSALDFSNLSRLGTIDLGNNLFTGSIPQSLFSCRSLTAIRLATNKLTGDIMPGIMSLQSLSFLSVSNNSLTNFAGAIEVLKGCKNLTTLILTINFYNETLPDDGNLIGSEDFQNLQILGLGGCNFTGQIPTWLVKLRKLEVLDLSMNQITGKIPGWLGTLQNLFYMDLSQNLLYGGFPIELTQLQRLASEGAADQIERSALELPVFVQPNNASNQQYNQLSNLPPAIYLGHNSLDSIIPTEIGQLKYILVLDLSNNNFSGNIPETISNLTNLEKLDLSGNNLSGEIPSSLKGLHFLSSFSVAHNNLEGPIPTGGQFDTFPVTSFLGNPGLCGQILQHSCTDQSATTQPSAVRKSPKMKIIIGLILGISFGIALTLIVTALWIFSKRRILPRGDAEKNDLDIVSYNSTSGLSAENGKDNSMLVMFPTNKNQIKDLTIFDILKATNNFNQANIIGCGGFGLVYKATLADGTTLAVKKLSGDMGLIEREFRAEVEALSTAQHENLVSLEGYCVHDGCRLLFYSYMENGSLDYWLHEKTDGASLLDWPTRLKIAQGASFGLAYMHQICEPHIVHRDIKSSNILLDEKFKAHVADFGLSRLILPYHTHVTTELVGTLGYIPPEYSQSWIATLRGDVYSFGVVMLELLAGRRPVDMTKSKMSRELVVWVQQMRNEGKQEEIFDPLLRDKGFEEEMLKVLDVACMCVNHNPFKRPAITEVVEWLRGVGSKREAPK, encoded by the coding sequence ATGATCACGGATAATAAAGACAGCCGCCACCTACAATCTGGTCTGACATATCATCAGTTTCGAGCAGCCATGCTCCTCACTTCTCTtcattcttcatcttcttcttcttcttcttcttcttcttcatctttacCCCACCGTAACTCTTTTTACCTAATAACAGTGACAGTTCTTGTACTTCTAATTTCTTCTGTTGCTACTATTTGTCATGCCTCCTGCAATCAACTTGATCGTGATTCTTTGTTATCATTCTCTGTTGCTATCTCTTCTCCATCTCCTCTGAATTGGTCTTCTTCTTTTGATTGCTGCACCTGGGAAGGTGTTGGTTGTGATAATAGTGGCAGAGTAATCAGTCTGTTGCTTCCATCAAGAAGCCTTTTTGGAAGCATTAGACCTTCTATTGCAAACTTGAGCAAACTTGAGCAACTCAGCCTGTCACATAATCGCTTTTTTGGTCCCCTCCCGGATGGATTTTTCGAGTCATTTAGTAGCTTGCAGATCATTGACTTGAGTTATAACCGTTTATCAGGACAATTGCCCCTATCTGATAGATTGCCATCACCCATCCAGTTATTAAATCTCTCCAGCAACCACTTCAATGGGACAATCCGCTCATCATTTCTCGAGCCAGCAATTAATTTAGTGAGTTTTGATATTAGCAATAATAGCTTCTCTGGTCAAATACCTTCCTTTATCTGCAGCTACTCTGCAGCCATCAGAGTTCTTGATTTCTCCTCCAATGAATTCGTGGGACAGATTCCCAAAGGATTTGGAAGTTGCTCCAATTTGGTTACTCTGAGAGCAGGATTCAACCATCTGTCAGGATCCATTCCTGATGATATTTATAGTGTGTCAACACTGCAGGAAATCTTTTTACCTGCCAATAAATTTTCTGGACCCATGCCAGAAGGAATTGTCAACCTCGTCAACCTCAGAATCCTTGCACTCTATGGCAATGAATTGACAGGTTTGATCCCTCAAGATATCGGAAGGCTCACCAAATTGGAGCAGTTGCTCCTCCATATAAACTTTCTAAATGGCACTGTGCCCCCTTCACTGATGGCTTGCACCCGTCTCACTGTGCTCAATTTAAGGGTCAACTTCTTGGAAGGTGAACTCTCAGCTCTTGATTTCTCAAACCTCAGTCGACTCGGCACAATTGACCTTGGGAATAACCTCTTCACTGGAAGCATTCCACAAAGCTTATTTTCATGCAGGTCATTAACTGCAATCCGTTTGGCTACTAACAAGCTGACGGGAGATATCATGCCTGGCATAATGTCTTTACAATCTCTGTCCTTCCTCTCGGTCTCCAATAACAGCCTAACCAATTTTGCAGGGGCAATAGAAGTCCTTAAGGGTTGTAAGAATCTTACCACACTAATCCTCACCATAAACTTCTATAATGAAACATTGCCCGATGATGGAAACTTAATTGGGTCTGAAGATTTTCAAAATCTCCAAATTCTGGGCTTGGGTGGTTGCAATTTTACTGGACAGATACCGACATGGCTGGTTAAACTTAGGAAGTTAGAAGTTCTAGACCTTTCTATGAATCAAATCACAGGCAAAATTCCAGGTTGGTTGGGGACTCTACAAAATCTATTTTACATGGATTTGTCTCAAAATCTTCTGTATGGAGGCTTCCCTATAGAACTTACTCAACTGCAAAGACTGGCATCAGAGGGGGCTGCTGATCAGATAGAAAGAAGTGCTTTAGAGTTGCCTGTTTTTGTTCAGCCAAACAATGCCTCAAATCAGCAATATAATCAACTGTCAAACCTGCCACCAGCTATTTACCTCGGACATAACAGCCTTGACAGCATTATACCAACTGAGATTGGTCAGCTGAAGTACATCCTTGTTCTTGATCTGAGCAATAACAACTTTTCAGGAAACATTCCGGAAACAATATCCAACCTCACTAACTTGGAGAAACTAGATCTAtctggaaacaacctctcgggTGAAATTCCTTCATCACTCAAGGGTCTTCattttttgtcttctttcagtgtTGCTCACAACAATCTTGAGGGCCCTATTCCAACGGGAGGTCAGTTTGACACATTTCCTGTCACTAGTTTCTTAGGGAATCCAGGACTTTGCGGTCAAATCCTGCAGCACAGTTGCACTGACCAATCGGCAACTACACAACCTTCAGCAGTGAGAAAAAgcccaaaaatgaaaattataaTTGGACTAATCCTAGGGATCTCCTTCGGCATTGCCTTAACACTTATTGTCACAGCATTATGGATATTCTCCAAGAGGAGGATCCTTCCGAGAGGTGACGCTGAGAAAAATGACTTGGATATTGTGTCCTACAACTCCACCTCTGGATTGTCTGCCGAGAACGGTAAGGATAATAGCATGCTTGTTATGTTTCCAACCAATAAGAATCAGATTAAGGATCTCACAATTTTTGACATACTAAAAGCCACAAATAACTTCAACCAAGCAAACATAATTGGTTGTGGAGGTTTTGGTCTGGTCTACAAAGCAACTTTAGCAGATGGAACTACACTGGCCGTTAAGAAGCTTTCAGGAGATATGGGTTTAATTGAAAGAGAATTTAGGGCAGAGGTGGAAGCTTTATCCACTGCCCAACATGAGAATTTGGTCTCTCTTGAAGGTTATTGTGTGCATGATGGCTGTAGATTGCTGTTCTATTCCTATATGGAAAATGGAAGTCTGGACTACTGGTTGCACGAGAAGACTGATGGAGCATCCCTACTTGATTGGCCAACTCGACTGAAGATTGCACAGGGGGCGAGTTTTGGACTGGCTTACATGCATCAGATATGCGAACCACACATTGTTCATCGTGACATCAAATCCAGTAACATCCTCCTTGATGAAAAGTTTAAAGCACATGTTGCAGATTTTGGATTGTCCAGATTGATTCTTCCTTACCATACTCATGTAACCACTGAACTGGTTGGTACCCTCGGCTACATCCCACCGGAGTACAGTCAGTCATGGATAGCCACTTTGAGAGGGGATGTCTATAGTTTTGGAGTTGTGATGCTAGAACTCCTGGCTGGCAGAAGACCTGTGGACATGACCAAATCAAAGATGTCGAGGGAATTGGTTGTATGGGTGCAGCAAATGAGAAATGAGGGCAAACAAGAAGAAATATTTGATCCTCTACTGAGAGACAAGGGCTTCGAAGAAGAAATGCTTAAAGTGCTTGATGTTGCCTGCATGTGTGTCAACCACAATCCTTTCAAAAGGCCAGCTATAACAGAGGTTGTTGAGTGGCTCAGAGGAGTAGGATCCAAACGGGAGGCACCTAAATAA
- the LOC107788232 gene encoding vacuolar cation/proton exchanger 2 — translation MGSAGEKLELESDEEIPFSSSQATNKMDTLHYEAPHIASPRGYRSSRVLRKMYQISLLRSIYVVIIKAKINVLLPFGPLAILLHYVTGKYAWVFFFSLLGITPLAERLGYATEQLAFYTGPTVGGLLNATFGNATEMIISLYALNNGMMRVVKQSLLGSILSNMLLVLGCAFFSGGIIHHQKVQVFNKATAIVNSGLLLMAVMGLLFPAVLHFTHTEVHFGKSQLALSRFSSCIMLVAYASYLFFQLKSQPDLYSSVGEDIENNPENSEEEEAPEITQWEAIGWLAVLTIWISVLSGYLVDAIEGASDSLNMPMSFISVILLPIVGNAAEHASAIMFAMKDKLDITLGVAIGSSTQISMFVIPFCVVVGWFMGKPMDLNFQLFETATLFITVLVVAFMLQEGTSNYFKGLMLILCYLIVAASFFVHVDPSKDGD, via the exons ATGGGATCTGCTGGGGAGAAACTAGAACTTGAATCTGATGAGGAGATTCCATTTAGCTCATCTCAGGCTACTAATAAAATGGACACTCTGCACTATGAGGCACCTCATATTGCCTCACCCAGAGGTTATCGCTCCTCTAGGGTGTTAAGAAAGATGTACCAGATCAGCCTTTTAAGgagtatatatgttgttattatcaAAGCAAAGATCAATGTGTTGCTTCCTTTTGGTCCCCTGGCCATATTGCTTCACTATGTTACTGGAAAATAT GCTTGGGTCTTTTTCTTCAGTTTACTTGGTATTACACCTTTAGCTGAGCGATTGGGTTATGCGACTGA GCAGCTCGCATTCTATACGGGGCCAACAG TTGGGGGCCTTCTGAATGCTACATTTGGCAATGCAACTGAAATGATAATCTCATTATATGCATTGAACAACGGAATGATGCGGGTTGTTAAACAATCCTTGTTGGGTTCCATTTTATCGAATATGCTCTTGGTGCTTGGGTGTGCTTTCTTCAGTGGTGGGATTATTCATCACCAGAAAGTCCAGGTGTTCAATAAG GCGACTGCCATTGTGAACTCAGGATTGTTGTTGATGGCAGTCATGGGCTTATTATTTCCAGCTGTACTTCATTTCACCCACACGGAAGTGCATTTTGGCAAGTCACAGTTGGCTCTTTCAAGATTTAGCAGTTGCATAATGCTGGTAGCATATGCAAGCTACCTATTCTTTCAGCTCAAGAGTCAACCTGATCTGTATAGCTCCGTGGGCGAG GATATAGAAAATAATCCAGAAaattctgaagaagaagaggCGCCTGAGATAACCCAGTGGGAAGCTATTGGGTGGCTTGCTGTTTTGACAATATGGATATCAGTGCTATCTGGATATCTGGTAGATGCCATCGAG GGTGCATCTGACTCGTTGAACATGCCCATGTCCTTTATTAGTGTCATCTTGCTTCCAATTGTAGGAAATGCGGCAGAACACGCCAGCGCAATCATGTTTGCGATGAAAGATAAGCTT GACATCACGCTTGGAGTTGCAATTGGGTCATCTACTCAGATATCAATGTTTGTG ATAccgttttgtgttgttgttggttgGTTTATGGGAAAGCCCATGGACTTGAATTTCCAATTATTTGAGACTGCTACACTCTTCATCACAGTGCTAGTCGTGGCATTCATGTTGCAG GAAGGCACATCAAACTATTTTAAAGGGTTGATGCTGATCCTATGCTATCTGATTGTTGCTGCAAGTTTCTTTGTACATGTCGATCCATCCAAAG ATGGAGACTAA